The Chloroflexota bacterium genome contains the following window.
CACCCTCTCGCCAACCGAGCGCATCTCAATATATGGATGGCGAGTGCGCTCGATGAGTCTGTCTGACGAGCGGAGCGGAGTGGCCTGCCGGGCCTGTGCAGCGCGCGACGACCGGTCGAAGGCAGGGCGGCGCTGACGCGAGGCGGGTCAGGCGGCGGGCCGCGTCACGCTGACGCGATGATCGTCAGGTGCGCCAGCGCCTTCTCATAGGCGCTCGTCAGCCGCTCGACCAGGTGCTGTGCGCCGGCCTCGTCGGTGGGCGCGTTCTCGCTCCGCACCGACCGCGCGATCTGCTCGACGTGGCGCGCCCCGACAATCGCCGCGCAGCCAGCGACGAAGTGCAGCTCCCGCAGCAGGGTGTGCGTGTCACCGCCGGTCACGGCTGCCAGGATCATCGGAAACCGAGCCGGAACCTCACTCCCGAAGTCGTGAACCAGCTCGCCGATCAGCGCCGCGCCGGTGTCGCCGTCCAGCTCTCGCAAGTCGTCGAGGACGCGGCTGTCAATCGGGCCGTCGTTGCTCGGGCAGGCTGCAGGGCGGGTCGGAGTCCAGGCCTGCGCGGCCTGCTCCCCTGCGATCCAGCGGTCGAGCACACGCTCGAGGCTTTCGAGCATGACCGGCTTCGTCAGGTAGTCGTCCATGCCGGCGTCGATGCACCGCTCGCGGGCGCCCTGCATCGCCAGCGCCGTGACGGCAATGACCGGCACGCGGCCGACCGTGTGTTCCGGGCTGGCCGCCTGCTCGCGATGGCGGATTGCGCGGGTCGCATCGTACCCATCCATGATCGGCATCAGGCAGTCCATCAGGACGGCGTCAAATCGCTGTTGCCCGACGACTTCGACCGCCTGCGCACCGTTCTCAACTGACAGGTGGGCGTAGCCCAGGTGCGTGAGCATGCCCTCGACCACCATGCGGTTGGTCGGTTCGTCGTCCACCACGAGCACACGGGCGAGCCGTTCCTGCCCCCGAGCGGTCGCAGCCTGACCGGGCGAGGTCGTCCCGTACTGGCTGGAGGTGTTCATTTCCCCTTGCATTGCGTTGTCAGACCCTCACGCCATACCGACCTGGCGGTGGAAACTCCGCGTCTCATCTCCTACAACGGCGCGTGCCGTGGGAAGGGACGGGGTGACGGGGAGGACGCGCGCTCCATCACCTTTGTGACCAGCAGGACGTTTGTTTGAGGTAGGACGGCAGAGCCAGCAGTGGATGTTGTCGCCCGAGCGAGCGCAAGGATCACTAGATGACGGGCGAACCGCCGTTCAGAGCGCCCGCGTCCCCGCTTCCGGGACGCTCCGCCAGCCCCGTCCGCGTGCTAGTCGTCGATGACTCGGCGCTGACGCGGCGTGTCCTGATGGCTGCGCTGAACGGTGCGTCAGACATCGAGGTGGTCGGGTCCGCGGCGAACGGCCAGGAGTGCTTCGCCAAGGTTGAGGAGCTCCAGCCGGACGTCGTGACGCTCGACGTCGAGATGCCGGGCATGGACGGCCTCGCCGTGCTGCGGCAGTTGATGGCCCGCTCGCCGCTGCCCGTGGTCATGGTCTCCTACCTGACGCACGAGGGCGCAGAGGCCACCGTCCGCGCCCTGCTCGACGGCGCGGTGGACTTCGTACCGAAGCCGGGCGGCCCGATCCTCGGGAGCGTCGTCACCCTGCGGGATGAGCTGGTCAGGAAGGTCCGTGAAGCGGCGCGCGCGCGGCCACGCGTCGGCCGGCCACGACTGTCAACGACAACCCACCGGCTCCCTCCGGTCAGCGTCAGTCCCCGCCCGGCCCCGCCACCCCCTGCACGCACACCGCTGCGCGCCAGCGACGGCTTCGAGCGGCTCGTGATCCTCGGGGCGTCGACGGGCGGACCGCAGGCGTTGCAGGCCGTCGTCAGCGATCTGCATCCGGACGGACGGACCGCCTACGTCATTGTCCAGCACATGCCAGACGGGATGACCACCGTGCTGGCCGACCTCCTGGCGTCGGCCTCTCCGCTGCTGATCCGCGAGGCGCGCCAGAACGACAGGCTGGCCCCGGATGTCGCGCTGCTGGCCCCGGGCGACTGGCACCTGCGTTTCGGCCCGCGCGGCACCATCGAGCTTGACCAGGGTCCGAAAGTCCACTGGGTGCGCCCATCCGTCGACGTGGCGCTGCTGTCGGCGGCGGAGGTCTACGGCAGCCGGATCGTGACGGCGGTCCTCACCGGCATGGGCTCAGACGGTGCAGACGGGGCCGTCGCGGTGAAGCAGGCGGGCGGCACGGTCATCGCCGAAGACAAGTCCACCTGCGTCGTGTACGGGATGCCCAAAGCCGTCGCCCAGCGCGGCGCAGCCGAGCACATCGTGCCGCTGCCGCAGGTCGCCCCGACGATCCGACAGCTGCTGGCGGGGACGGGCCGGACGCGCCAGCCGTCGCTCGTCTGACGCCTCGGCCACCTGCACGAGCAGTCGAAGCGCGGGGGCGTGCCCCTCGCTCGGCATGTACGTGAACGGGCACGGCGATCGCATGATACCGTCGTCGTGCAGGGTGGTCGGGGCTTGACGAAGATTGATGATTTATGGTGGTAAGGGCCCTCACCCCCGACCGAGGGAGGCCCTCACCCCCCAGCCCCCTCTCCCACCGAGGGAGGCCCTCACCCCCAGCCCCCTCTCCCTGTGCGCGGGCGAGGGGGGCGCCACGGCCGAGCAGTCTGTGCAAGCCGCCGACCCCTCTCCCTGTGCGCGGGAGAGGGGGCTGGGGGGTGAGGTAACTCCCGGGCTGAGGGTGAGGTCTCCCGGAGCAGGGCTGCGGTTTCCCGGGGCGACTCACCGTGGAGTTTTCAGCGTGGTGCCGGTTTAGCAGGCGCGCGCCTGCGTGATGTCGTGGAGCAGGCCCATCCGCGCGGTCGGCGGCGGCTGCGCGTCCGACGCTGGCCGCTCGCCGTGCCCGAAGCGCTCCTCCAGGAAACGGCGATTGGCGCTCATGCGGTCGAGATCCTGCTGCTGGAGATCGAGCGTGATATCGTCGAGCTTGGCATCCAGCAGGTGAAGCTGCGCCCGCAGCTCGGTGAGCGCGGTGCGGCCGGTCGACGGCACCAGGGGATCGTCCAGGCCCGGCAGTGCGAGGTACGCCTCCAGCGTGCGCGGCAGGTAGTCCGTGGCGGTCTGCCGCACGATGTGCAGGCTCTGGGAGAACGGCGGGAAACGGTCGGCATAGCCCAGCAGCAGATCGGCCTTGCGCTGGATCTGCTCGGCCTTGACCTGCACGTCAATCGGCAGCTCACGACGCGCCGGCCGCGGGGCGGTAGCGCCAGCCGGGGCCGGCTCCGGGTCGCCACGACGCCCACGCCGACGTCCGGACCGGCCCTGCGCCGCAGGCTGCCCGCAAGCCGCGCCCTGCTCGTGGGCCGCGCCTGCCGACCACGGCTGCCATGCCCCCGGCGAGCCGGCGCGGGGGTCTGACTGGAAGCCGGACGGCGTCGCATGGCGCGGGCGACGGCCCCCCGCCAGCGCCCGCCAGACCAGCCACGCCCCGAGCACGATCATCAGCACGGGCAGCGCGTGGCTGCCCAGCGAGATCAGGACCGACGCGACGGTCGTGATGACCGTCACGACGACCCAGATCCCGAAGGCCGCCACGGCGACGACCAGCGCCAGCAGCAGCACGATGATCAGGCCCATCCTGGTTACGCTCCTTCGCGGTTGACGGGGAGCTGCAATTCGCCCGTCAGGGTGTCAGCCTGGGCCTGCGCCAGCTCGGCCGCCCGCGCCCGCTCGACGTGCGTCTGGGCCTTCGCGATCTCCTTCGAGAGATTGTCGATGGTCGTCTTCATCGTGTCGAGCGCGGCGAGCTTGAACGTGTCGATGGCGTCGATGGTGGCGTAGATGTTGGTGAACGCCGCCTGCAACTGCTCGATGTTCACCGTTGCGCTGGCAGCCTGCTGCTGGATCTCGGCGGTCTGCTGGCGCAGCATCCGCGAGGTCGATTCGATCACATTGCCGGTGGTCGTGTTGAGCGCCGTGATCTGGTCCAGCACCAGCCGCTGGTTGCCGAGCGCCAGCGCCGCGATGACAGCCGTCCGCAGCGCCGAGACGGTGGTCGTCGTCGCGCGCTCGACGCCCTTGACCAGCTCCTGGTTGTTCTTGCGGATCAGGTCCAGCGCGAGATACCCCTGGACCGTCACCGAGAGTTGGGTAAGCAAGTCCTGGCGCTTCTGGCGCACGTAGAAGAGGGCGTCCTCCCGCAGGGCGCGGGCCTTCTCAGGGTCCGAGCCGTCGGTCAGCGCGATCTTCTTCGCCAGCGCCTCGTCGAGCTGCGCCGCCATGTAGGCGTACTGCTCCAGCCGCCGCTTCATCTCCCAGAGGTGATACTTCTCCTGCTCCAGGGCGGCGTTGTCGCGCATCAGCTCGTCCTGGCCCCGGTAGAGGCTGCTGACGATGGCCTCGATCTGCGACTGTGCCGATTGGTACTTGCGGAAGTACCCTTCGACCTGACTCCCGAAGACGGCGCGCTTGAAGAAGCCGCGCCGCTGCCCGAGGTGGCGCGACGGGTCCAGATCCTCGACCTGGGTCCGCAGCGCGAGCAACGCCTGCGAGACCTCCGAGCCCTGGGCCATCGGTCCCTGCCCGAGGGCGGCGGTTGGGCGGTCGAGGAAGCGATTGGAGGCCTCGGCGGAGCGGCGAATCTCCTCGTGGCCCATCTTGCTGATCGAGGAGACCTTCTTGTTGAACTCGGGCGATTGCGCTTCGAGGGTGGTCAGCGAATCGACGTAGGCGTTGACGGCCGCCTGGATGCGGACAGCGGTCGCCTCGTCGATACGGATGGTGGAAGCAGCCTGCGCCTGGGTGACGGGGGGCACCGCCGCTGGCGGCTCGAGGACGAGCTCATCGGCAGCCGGCTCGATCCCTGGCATCTGAATGGTCATCG
Protein-coding sequences here:
- a CDS encoding chemotaxis response regulator protein-glutamate methylesterase, whose protein sequence is MTGEPPFRAPASPLPGRSASPVRVLVVDDSALTRRVLMAALNGASDIEVVGSAANGQECFAKVEELQPDVVTLDVEMPGMDGLAVLRQLMARSPLPVVMVSYLTHEGAEATVRALLDGAVDFVPKPGGPILGSVVTLRDELVRKVREAARARPRVGRPRLSTTTHRLPPVSVSPRPAPPPPARTPLRASDGFERLVILGASTGGPQALQAVVSDLHPDGRTAYVIVQHMPDGMTTVLADLLASASPLLIREARQNDRLAPDVALLAPGDWHLRFGPRGTIELDQGPKVHWVRPSVDVALLSAAEVYGSRIVTAVLTGMGSDGADGAVAVKQAGGTVIAEDKSTCVVYGMPKAVAQRGAAEHIVPLPQVAPTIRQLLAGTGRTRQPSLV
- a CDS encoding response regulator, which codes for MNTSSQYGTTSPGQAATARGQERLARVLVVDDEPTNRMVVEGMLTHLGYAHLSVENGAQAVEVVGQQRFDAVLMDCLMPIMDGYDATRAIRHREQAASPEHTVGRVPVIAVTALAMQGARERCIDAGMDDYLTKPVMLESLERVLDRWIAGEQAAQAWTPTRPAACPSNDGPIDSRVLDDLRELDGDTGAALIGELVHDFGSEVPARFPMILAAVTGGDTHTLLRELHFVAGCAAIVGARHVEQIARSVRSENAPTDEAGAQHLVERLTSAYEKALAHLTIIASA
- a CDS encoding toxic anion resistance protein, with the protein product MPGIEPAADELVLEPPAAVPPVTQAQAASTIRIDEATAVRIQAAVNAYVDSLTTLEAQSPEFNKKVSSISKMGHEEIRRSAEASNRFLDRPTAALGQGPMAQGSEVSQALLALRTQVEDLDPSRHLGQRRGFFKRAVFGSQVEGYFRKYQSAQSQIEAIVSSLYRGQDELMRDNAALEQEKYHLWEMKRRLEQYAYMAAQLDEALAKKIALTDGSDPEKARALREDALFYVRQKRQDLLTQLSVTVQGYLALDLIRKNNQELVKGVERATTTTVSALRTAVIAALALGNQRLVLDQITALNTTTGNVIESTSRMLRQQTAEIQQQAASATVNIEQLQAAFTNIYATIDAIDTFKLAALDTMKTTIDNLSKEIAKAQTHVERARAAELAQAQADTLTGELQLPVNREGA